The region CCGTTGAGCATGAATTTATGAAGAACGAGAAAAGAGCTGGTTTTACATTGTTGGAGACGCTGGCGATGCTGGTGTGTTTGTTTGTGCTGGTGTGGTTGAGTTTTGCGTTGTGGCGCAAAGCGAACCGACCTCCGCAGGATTTGTCGGCTCCGGCTCTGGTTCCGGCTGCGGTGGTTGAGGAGGGGATGAAGGTGGAGACGGGTGATGTGAAACCTGACGGGGAGAAATTGCCGGCTGAGACCCCCTGAATTTCTGTTGGGTAGCAGGTTTGGATTTATGAAGGAGGTGTCAAAATCTTGGTCAACTCGTGTCTGGGTGGGGCTGGGTGAGGCGCTGCTGGATGAGAGCAAACGGTTGTTGTTGTTAGCGCGAATCGGGAGGTGGTTGCGTTATGCGTTGAGGGGTTTGGTGGGGGGGTATGTGTTGTTTTTGGTGGGGTTGTGGATGGGATTTCGCTGGTTGGGCGAGGGGAATTTGACTATGGCCTTCTTGTTGTATGTGCCATGGCTGACCTGGGCTTTGCCATTGGTGCCATTGCTGGCTCTGGCCTTGTTGATGGATTGGAAGTCTTTGGTGTTTGGCGGGCTGGCGGGGGCGGTGGTGATGTCGGGTCTTGCGGGGTGGTCATGGCATAGGGTTGTGGAGGTCGGGAAGGATCGGGGGAGATCATTGACGGTGTTTAGTTTTAACCGAGGCCAGAGTCAGGGGGCTTCGCAGCGGCCGTTTATTGCGCAGGTGAAGCCGGATATTTTGGTGTTTCAGGAAGCACGCGGGAGGGCTTCGCAGTTTTTGCAGGCGGAGGGTTATGAGGCATTCAAGTTCGGCGATAGTGTGGGGGAATATACGTTGGTTTCGAAATTCCCGGTTTTATCTACGTCGCTGGTGGTTCACGAGGGGCATGCGGTGGCGGGAAGGTTTGTAATTGACTGGGACGGGCGGGAGGTGGCGGTTTATTCGGTGCATTTGCGCACGCCGCGTGATGCGTTGCTGGCGATGCGGAGAGGCGCTTTTTTGTGGGGCGTTTTGGGGGTGCCGGGGACGAAGGGGGGGGAGAAACGTCGCGCTTATGAGGAGTTTTGGGATCGGCAGGTGGAGTCGGCTGAGGTGGTGGTCAAGGCATGCCGTGAGGAGAAGCTGCCTATGGTGGTGGCGGGGGATTTCAATGCGCCTGCACCAGGTTATATTCATCAGTTGCTGACGGAGGAGATGATTGACACCCATGAGGTCGCGGGTTGGGGGGGGGGATATACGTTTCCAGGTAGGACGGGGAATCCTCTGGCTTTGCGTCGGCCATGGCTGCGGATTGACAAAATTCTGTGCAGTGAGCATTGGCGGCCGCAGTGGAACATGGTGGAGCCGGAGCAGCCGAGTCAGCATCGGGCGTTGGCGGCTCAGTTGACGTGGGTGGACGAGGGGTGAATTGCTGTTCGTTCGTTTGTTTATGGATGATGGCGGCAGATGGCCGTTGGTGTCGGTGGTGATCCCGGCACACAATGCGGAGGAGACGATTGGGGCGACGCTGGAGTCGGTGTTGGGGCAGAGTTATGGGAATTTTGAGGTCATAGTGGTGGACGATGGGTCGACGGATGGGACGGCGGGGTTGGTTGAAGAAGTGGCGTTACGGGATGTGCGGGTCAGATTGGTGAGACAAGTGCGGGGTGGGGTGGCGGCGGCGAGAAATGCGGGGATTGAGCGGACGTCTGGAGTGTATGTGGCACCAATTGACGCGGATGATGTGTGGCATCCGCAGCGATTGGAGTTGCATGTGGCGGCATTGGAGAGGGAGGGGGAGGATACAGGGGTGGTTTATTCGCCTTATTACCGGATTGATGCGCTGGGAAGGGAGCGGAGCCGGTCGTATCTTTATTATGAAAAGGGGGATGTTTTTGAGCTGCAACTGGCGACCAATCTGGTGGGAAATGGGAGCGGAATGATGATGAGGGCGGCTTGTTTGGAGTCGGTCGGTTGTTACGATACCTCTCTTCATGAGGCAGGGGCGCAGGGTTGCGAGGATTATTTGCTACAGTTAAAACTGGCCCATCAATTTAAGTTTGTGTGTGTGCCTCAGTATCTGATTGGCTATCGGAGTCATCGGCGGAATATGTCAAGGAACGGCGTGCGGATGGCGCGGTCGCAAGTTTTAATGTATAGGCATGTGCAGGAGAGGTATGGGGCCAGCGGGGATTATTTTGACAGGGGTTATGGAAATACTCTGAGCATGTTGACGCTGAGGGTGTGCCGGGCGAGTGGGGCAGTGGCTGGGTTTAGGGAGTTGAAGGCGAATTTGCAGTCGTGGAGGCAGTTTTGGTATTTTATGAGGAGCACGGTGGAGGTGTTTGTGGTGAAGTTTCAAAAGTTGGTGATGCCGGGGATTTTTTACTGGGCGGAGGGGTGGATGAGGCTGCGGCATGAGCGGAGGGCGTTGAAGCAGTATGAGGAGGATTTGGCGGGGCGCGGTGAGGCAGGTCAGAGGGTGGCGAGGCGGGAAAGTGGAGACGTGTCTGCTGGTGCCCAGGGGTCTGAAATTGCCGGGAAGGATTGAATAGCCGGTAAAAACCGGATTGAATTGAGCGTATCAGTAGGAGGGGGGGGGATTGAAGAGATTTTTCGAGGTGGTGATTTTAACCTTTTTTATTATGAACTTGTTGCATGACCATCGGTTGTTTGAGACTCGTCGTCACTTCTTTAAGCGAGGTGGAAATGCGATGGGTTATGCAGCGTTGTCATCGCTTTTTGGACAGGCAGTGATGCAGCAGCAGGCTGGGGCGAGTGGCGCAACCGGGTTGGGGACTTTGGGTCCGCACTTTCCGCCGACGGCGAAGCGGGTGATTTATCTGCACATGGTGGGCGGCCCTTCGCAGATGGACTTGTTTGATTACAAGCCGGCGATGAAGGACTGGTATGACAAGGATCTACCGGAGAGCATTCGCAAGGGACAGCGGTTGACGACCATGACGAGCGGTCAGACTCGGTTCCCGATTGCACCGTCGAAGTATGAGTTTGCTCAGGCGGGTCAGTGCGGGATGTGGATGAACAAGGAAATGTTGCCGTTTTTGGCGAAGTCGGCGGATGATATTTGCTGGATCAAGTCATTGCATACGGAGGCGATCAATCATGAGCCGGCGATTGCGGCAATGCAGACGGGGAACCAGATTCCGGGGAAGCCGTGTTTGGGTTCCTGGGCGTCCTATGGGTTGGGGTCGATGAATGCGAATTTGCCGACCTTTGTGGTGTTGGTGGCAACGCCGACGAATCGGGATCAGGAGCAGGCGATTTCATCGCGGTTGTGGTCGGCGGGTTTTTTACCGGGTGAGCACGCGGGGGTGAGCTTCCGCAGCAAGGGCGATCCGATTTTGTTCATCAATAATCCGCCAGGGGTGCCGAGCAGTGTGCGCCGCCGGACTTTGGATGGGATCAATTCGTTGAACCAGTTGAACTATGAGGCGGTGGGTGATCCGGAGACACACACCCGGATTCAGCAGTATGAGATGGCTTTTCGGATGCAGGCGAGTGTGCCGGAGTTGACGGACATCAGCAAGGAGCCGGAGCACATTTTTAAACTTTACGGGGAGGAGGCACGCAAGCCGGGATCGTTTGCGAACACGACGTTGATGGCGCGCCGACTGGTGGAGCGGGGCGTGAGGTTTGTGCAGGTGTATCACAACAACTGGGATCACCACTCCAATGTAAACGGGCGGATGCCATCGCAGTGCAAGGACATTGACCAGCCGTGCCATGCGCTGATTGAGGATCTGAAACAGCGCGGAATGTTTGAAGACACGCTAATTGTCTGGGGCGGGGAATTCGGGCGGACGATTTATAGTCAGGGCGGGCTTACCAAGACCAATTATGGGCGGGATCATCATCCGCGTTGTTTCACGATGTGGATGGCGGGTGGTGGAGCCAAGGGGGGCGTGGTGCATGGCGAGACGGATGATTTCAGCTACAACATCGTCAAAGATCCGGTGCATATTCGGGATTTTCACGCGACGATGCTGCATTTATTGGGGTTTGAGCATGAGAAATTCTCGTTCAAATCGCAAGGGCTGGACGGAAAACTGACGGGGGTTGAGGCCGCCCACGTGGTGAAGCAGTTGATTGGTTGAGGTCAATCAATCAAGGGGTTGGCACGGTTGAGGATTTGTTATAGGATCGGAACTTATGAACGCGCGCGCACTTTTGTTTACCCTGGTTGCTGGTTTGAGTCTGCAAGGTTTGGCCGAAGCTGAAGTGAAGGCGATTCCCAAGGAGAAGGAGGGGCGTTGGGGAGTTTACACGTTCGATGAGGCGAAGGAGGAGGCGGTGAAAAAGAAAAAACCGCTGGCGATCTTGGTCATTGATTACCGGACGGAGGAGGAGTCAGTGAAAGAGGCGAACAGCCGTGCTTTTTGGGGGATGGAAAAGGACGCGACCATGGTGGTGGTGATGTCGAATTTGATGACGGCGGCCAAGGGTCGGATGGGAGAAACGTTGTATGGGATTTTGACCGGCCCAGACTTGGGCAAGGCGTATCCGAAGCTGATGGTAACGTCCTCCGATGCCGGAGTAGTTTTGGGGAAAATGACGGCGGAGCAGTTGATTGCGGCTGACGAGAAGGCGGTGAAGGCATTTGGAACGGAGATGGAGGTGGCCAACAAAAATCCTGCGGCTGCAGCAGCTGCATCGGGAGCAATGACAGCGGCAAGCACCCCTGGGGCGGTGGTGATCAAAACCCCGGTGGCGGCGGCCTGGACGAATTCGGGTGGTCAAACCATTCAGGCGGCCGTGATTGCGATCGCGGCGGACAAGGTGGTGTTTCAGATGCCGAACGGCAGCAAGGTGGATTATCCTCTGGCGAATTTGGATGCGGCTTCGTTGAAGCGTGTGGAAGAGTTGAAGGCGGCGAACGCGAAATGAGAAATTTCGGAAGTCGTGAGTCGAGAATACTGATTCGATGGGGATGTTATGAGCAAAAGGAACTTTTGTTGGCCGGTTGGCTTCTTGGTTTGGTTTCTTGCTGCGATTTTGGTGGTGGGCTGCAGGGAGGGCGAGGTGCCGGTAGCCCCATTGAAGTCGAAGGTTTTGTCGGAAACCAAGCGACCTGATCCGGCGCGATTTGCGAAGGAGATTGCGGCGTTTGACAAGGAAGAACTGGAGAATGCGCCTCCCCGTGGCGGGATTGTTTTTACCGGCAGTTCCAGCATCCGGTTGTGGAAGTTGGGGGAAGCGTTTGCGGATCTTCCCGTGCTGAATCGTGGATTTGGAGGATCAGTGGCGAATGATTTGATCGTTTATGCAGATCAGGTCGTGCTGCGCTATGAGCCGAAAGTGTTGGTGGTCTATACCGGGAGCAATGACATCAATGCGAAGCTGACGGTGGAAGAGGCGCTCGCCGATTTCACCGGGTTTTTGGAATTGGTGAACCGCAAGTTGCCAGAGACCAAGGTCCTTGTGAATCCGGTGAAAATTTCGCGGAAGCGGATTGAGCAGATCGAGAAGGTGCGGGAGTTGAATGGAAAATTGAAGGCGTGGTGCGCGGAGCGGCCTTGGACCCGGTGGGTGGAGACTGCCCAATATCTCGAGGATGAGAATGGGCAGCCGATTGACCGATTTTTTGCCAAGGATCAGCTGCATTTGAGCCCTGAAGGATATGTGGAGTGGGAGAAGATTTTGGGGCCGGTATTGCGGGAAGAGTGGGAGAAAAAGGCGAAGGGCTAAGGACGGGTGAGTTCGAATACGCCGTGGTCAGCTTTGCTTTGGTAGGTGGCTTTGAAGTGGGTGGAGGTGGCATTGCCGTCGTATTTGAATATGCCGCCGAAGAGTTTGCCGAGGTTCTGTTCGCCGGAGATTTTGTAGCTTTGGTCGGGTTGAGGAGTGGCGATGTGATGGGCCTTGTAGCCGCCACTAAGGAATTTTGCCCAAGTGGCATGGTAGCGGAAGGTCCAGGCGTTGGGCTGTTTGGGGTCGGGGTCGGGGCTGACGATGGCACGTAGTTTGCCGTGATGGCCGGTGCCCTCGCTTCGCCAGGTGCCTTGCCAGGCACCGGAGAGGTCGGTGGGCGCGGTGGTGGAACTGGTGGCGGCAGCTTGGTTCCACGCGTGGTTGTAGGGGATGGCGCAGCTGGTGAGGAAAAGAGTGAGGGCGAGGATGAGTGGATGGATGACGGATAAGGTGAGCCTCCTTACGTGGGCTGCTATTTGGTTGAGCATTGGGCTTGGCATGGGAGGGCAACGTCGGAAGATGGCTGGGTTTT is a window of Phragmitibacter flavus DNA encoding:
- a CDS encoding pilus assembly FimT family protein produces the protein MKNEKRAGFTLLETLAMLVCLFVLVWLSFALWRKANRPPQDLSAPALVPAAVVEEGMKVETGDVKPDGEKLPAETP
- a CDS encoding glycosyltransferase family 2 protein; translated protein: MLFVRLFMDDGGRWPLVSVVIPAHNAEETIGATLESVLGQSYGNFEVIVVDDGSTDGTAGLVEEVALRDVRVRLVRQVRGGVAAARNAGIERTSGVYVAPIDADDVWHPQRLELHVAALEREGEDTGVVYSPYYRIDALGRERSRSYLYYEKGDVFELQLATNLVGNGSGMMMRAACLESVGCYDTSLHEAGAQGCEDYLLQLKLAHQFKFVCVPQYLIGYRSHRRNMSRNGVRMARSQVLMYRHVQERYGASGDYFDRGYGNTLSMLTLRVCRASGAVAGFRELKANLQSWRQFWYFMRSTVEVFVVKFQKLVMPGIFYWAEGWMRLRHERRALKQYEEDLAGRGEAGQRVARRESGDVSAGAQGSEIAGKD
- a CDS encoding GDSL-type esterase/lipase family protein; amino-acid sequence: MVWFLAAILVVGCREGEVPVAPLKSKVLSETKRPDPARFAKEIAAFDKEELENAPPRGGIVFTGSSSIRLWKLGEAFADLPVLNRGFGGSVANDLIVYADQVVLRYEPKVLVVYTGSNDINAKLTVEEALADFTGFLELVNRKLPETKVLVNPVKISRKRIEQIEKVRELNGKLKAWCAERPWTRWVETAQYLEDENGQPIDRFFAKDQLHLSPEGYVEWEKILGPVLREEWEKKAKG
- a CDS encoding endonuclease/exonuclease/phosphatase family protein; this encodes MSKSWSTRVWVGLGEALLDESKRLLLLARIGRWLRYALRGLVGGYVLFLVGLWMGFRWLGEGNLTMAFLLYVPWLTWALPLVPLLALALLMDWKSLVFGGLAGAVVMSGLAGWSWHRVVEVGKDRGRSLTVFSFNRGQSQGASQRPFIAQVKPDILVFQEARGRASQFLQAEGYEAFKFGDSVGEYTLVSKFPVLSTSLVVHEGHAVAGRFVIDWDGREVAVYSVHLRTPRDALLAMRRGAFLWGVLGVPGTKGGEKRRAYEEFWDRQVESAEVVVKACREEKLPMVVAGDFNAPAPGYIHQLLTEEMIDTHEVAGWGGGYTFPGRTGNPLALRRPWLRIDKILCSEHWRPQWNMVEPEQPSQHRALAAQLTWVDEG
- a CDS encoding DUF1501 domain-containing protein yields the protein MNLLHDHRLFETRRHFFKRGGNAMGYAALSSLFGQAVMQQQAGASGATGLGTLGPHFPPTAKRVIYLHMVGGPSQMDLFDYKPAMKDWYDKDLPESIRKGQRLTTMTSGQTRFPIAPSKYEFAQAGQCGMWMNKEMLPFLAKSADDICWIKSLHTEAINHEPAIAAMQTGNQIPGKPCLGSWASYGLGSMNANLPTFVVLVATPTNRDQEQAISSRLWSAGFLPGEHAGVSFRSKGDPILFINNPPGVPSSVRRRTLDGINSLNQLNYEAVGDPETHTRIQQYEMAFRMQASVPELTDISKEPEHIFKLYGEEARKPGSFANTTLMARRLVERGVRFVQVYHNNWDHHSNVNGRMPSQCKDIDQPCHALIEDLKQRGMFEDTLIVWGGEFGRTIYSQGGLTKTNYGRDHHPRCFTMWMAGGGAKGGVVHGETDDFSYNIVKDPVHIRDFHATMLHLLGFEHEKFSFKSQGLDGKLTGVEAAHVVKQLIG